A section of the Mastomys coucha isolate ucsf_1 unplaced genomic scaffold, UCSF_Mcou_1 pScaffold15, whole genome shotgun sequence genome encodes:
- the Cel gene encoding bile salt-activated lipase: MGRLEVLFLGLTCCLAAACAAKLGAVYTEGGFVEGVNKKLSLLGGDSVDIFKGIPFATAKTLENPQRHPGWQGTLKATDFKKRCLQATITQDNTYGQEDCLYLNIWVPQGRKQVSHNLPVMVWIYGGAFLMGSGHGANFLKNYLYDGEEIATRGNVIVVTFNYRVGPLGFLSTGDANLPGNFGLRDQHMAIAWVKRNIAAFGGDPDNITIFGESAGGASVSLQTLSPYNKGLIRRAISQSGMALSPWAIQKNPLFWAKMIAKKVGCPTEDTGRMAGCLKITDPRALTLAYKLPLTRQEYPIVHYLAFIPVIDGDFIPDDPINLYNNTADIDYLAGINNMDGHLFSTVDVPAVDKTKQNITEEDLYRLVSGYTVAKGLKGAQATFDIYTESWAQDPSQENMKKTVVAFETDILFLIPTEMALAQHRAHAKSAKTYSYLFSHPSRMPIYPKWMGADHADDLQYVFGKPFATPLGYRAQDRAVSKAMIAYWTNFARSGDPNMGNSPVPTHWYPYTLENGNYLDITKKITSTSMKEHLREKFLKFWAVTFEVLPTVTGDQDTLTPPEDDSEAAPVPPTDDSQTAPVPPTDDSQGAPVPSMGDSVEAQMPAAIGF, encoded by the exons CTTCAAGGGCATCCCCTTTGCCACTGCCAAGACCCTGGAGAATCCTCAGCGTCACCCTGGCTGGCAAG GGACGCTGAAGGCTACAGACTTCAAGAAACGATGCCTACAGGCCACCATCACCCAGGACAACACTTATGGGCAAGAAGACTGCCTCTACCTCAATATCTGGGTCCCCCAGGGCAGGAAGCAAG TGTCCCACAATCTGCCTGTGATGGTCTGGATCTATGGAGGTGCCTTCCTCATGGGGTCTGGCCACGGGGCCAATTTTCTCAAAAACTACCTGTATGACGGGGAGGAGATCGCCACTCGGGGCAACGTCATTGTGGTCACCTTCAACTACCGTGTTGGACCCTTGGGTTTCCTTAGCACCGGGGATGCTAACCTTCCAG GAAACTTTGGTCTTCGAGATCAGCACATGGCTATCGCCTGGGTGAAGAGGAACATTGCAGCTTTTGGGGGGGACCCTGATAACATCACCATCTTTGGGGAATCTGCTGGAGGTGCCAGTGTCTCTCTGCAG ACCCTCTCCCCATACAACAAGGGCCTCATCCGGCGAGCCATCAGTCAGAGTGGCATGGCACTGAGCCCCTGGGCTATCCAGAAGAACCCACTTTTCTGGGCCAAAATG ATTGCTAAGAAGGTGGGATGCCCCACAGAGGATACTGGGAGGATGGCTGGGTGTCTGAAGATCACAGATCCCCGGGCCTTGACACTGGCCTACAAGTTGCCCTTGACAAGGCAGGAGT ACCCCATTGTGCACTACCTGGCCTTCATCCCTGTCATCGATGGCGACTTCATTCCGGATGATCCCATCAACCTGTACAACAACACTGCTGACATTGACTACTTAGCGGGTATTAACAACATGGATGGCCACCTATTTTCTACCGTTGATGTGCCCGCTGTTGACAAGACCAAACAGAATATCACAGA GGAGGACCTCTACAGGCTAGTCAGTGGATACACTGTCGCCAAGGGCCTGAAGGGAGCCCAAGCCACCTTTGACATCTACACTGAGTCCTGGGCCCAGGACCCGTCCCAGGAGAACATGAAGAAGACAGTGGTGGCCTTTGAGACTGACATACTCTTCCTGATCCCCACGGAGATGGCGCTGGCTCAGCACAGAGCCCATGCCAA GAGCGCCAAGACCTACTCTTACCTGTTTTCCCACCCTTCTCGGATGCCTATCTACCCAAAATGGATGGGGGCAGACCATGCTGATGATCTCCAGTACGTCTTTGGAAAGCCTTTCGCCACCCCACTGGGCTACCGGGCCCAAGACAGGGCTGTCTCCAAGGCCATGATCGCCTACTGGACCAACTTTGCCAGGAGTGG GGACCCCAACATGGGCAACTCACCTGTGCCCACACATTGGTACCCCTATACCTTGGAGAATGGTAACTACCTGGACATCACTAAGAAGATAACCAGCACTTCCATGAAGGAGCACCTGAGGGAAAAGTTCCTAAAGTTCTGGGCTGTGACATTCgaggtgctgcccacagtgactGGTGACCAGGACACCCTCACTCCCCCTGAGGATGACTCAGAGGCTGCCCCTGTCCCACCTACAGATGACTCTCAGACAGCACCGGTGCCCCCAACAGATGACTCTCAGGGTGCCCCTGTCCCCTCAATGGGTGACTCTGTGGAGGCTCAGATGCCTGCCGCCATTGGCTTCTAA